Proteins co-encoded in one Arachis stenosperma cultivar V10309 chromosome 7, arast.V10309.gnm1.PFL2, whole genome shotgun sequence genomic window:
- the LOC130941048 gene encoding succinate-semialdehyde dehydrogenase, mitochondrial isoform X2, whose amino-acid sequence MAVSFAAVNLRTMALRSSSKLLRRSSHLLPPIHMQHSAPPLTRKGLIGGKWSDSYDGKTIQVYNPATGESIADVACMGGKETNDAIASAYDAYRSWSKTTAAERSKLLRKWYDLLMAHKEELAQLMTLEQGKPLKEAMGEVNYGAGFIEFSAEEAKRIYGDIIPAPMSDRRLFVLKQPVGVVGAITPWNFPLAMITRKVGPALACGCTVVIKPSELTPLTALAAAELAIQAGIPAGAVNVVMGNAPEIGDALLASPQVRKITFTGSTAVGKKLMAGSAETVKKVSLELGGNAPCIIFDDADIDIAVKGTLAAKYRNSGQTCVCANRILVQEGIYDKFAKALIDAVRNMKVGDGFGEDVVQGPLINEAAVKKVETLLQDATSKGAKVMLGGKRHSLGFTFYEPTVVGDVNSDMRISREEVFGPVAPLLRFKTEEDAIRIANDTNAGLGSYVFTNSIQRSWRVAEALEYGLVGINEGVISTEVAPFGGFKQSGLGREGSKYGMDEYLEIKYVCLGNMKKE is encoded by the exons ATGGCGGTTTCGTTCGCAGCAGTGAACCTTCGGACCATGGCACTCCGATCATCATCGAAGCTTCTCCGTCGTTCTTCCCATCTTCTCCCTCCTATTCACATGCAGCATTCAGCTCCTCCCCTCACTCGAAAG GGTCTAATTGGAGGTAAATGGAGTGATTCCTACGATGGGAAAACCATACAG GTTTATAATCCAGCAACAGGTGAATCTATAGCGGATGTCGCGTGCATGGGCGGAAAAGAGACAAATGATGCGATTGCTTCAGCATATGATGCATATAGAT CATGGAGCAAAACCACTGCTGCTGAGAGAAGCAAACTTTTGAGGAAATG GTATGATTTACTAATGGCTCATAAAGAAGAGCTTGCTCAACTTATGACCTTGGAGCAAGGGAAGCCTCTTAAGGAGGCTATGGGTGAG GTAAACTATGGGGCTGGCTTTATTGAATTTTCTGCTGAGGAGGCTAAACGCATATATGGGGATATAATTCCTGCTCCTATGTCTGATCGACGGTTATTTGTTCTAAAGCAG CCTGTCGGGGTTGTAGGTGCGATCACACCATGGAACTTCCCCCTGGCTATGATCACACGGAAG GTTGGTCCAGCTCTTGCATGTGGATGTACAGTGGTCATAAAGCCCTCTGAACTTACACCTCTCACTGCATTAGCTGCAGCCGAACTTGCTATTCAAGCTGGAATACCTGCG GGTGCTGTGAATGTGGTTATGGGAAATGCTCCTGAAATTGGTGATGCTTTACTTGCAAGTCCTCAG GTACGCAAAATCACATTCACAGGCTCAACAGCTGTTGGAAAGAAATTGATGGCAGGTTCTGCTGAGACAGTAAAAAAA GTATCTCTGGAACTTGGTGGCAATGCACCGTGCATAATTTTTGATGATGCTGACATTGATATTGCAGTTAAAGGAACT CTTGCAGCAAAGTACCGCAATAGTGGACAAACATGTGTGTGCGCGAACAGAATTCTTGTGCAAGAAG GTATATATGATAAATTTGCAAAGGCTTTGATTGATGCTGTTCGGAATATGAAAGTTGGGGACGGTTTTGGTGAAGATGTGGTTCAG GGCCCTCTGATCAATGAAGCTGCAGTTAAAAAG GTTGAGACCTTGCTTCAAGATGCTACATCAAAG GGGGCAAAGGTAATGCTTGGGGGTAAAAGACATAGCCTTGGATTTACCTTTTATGAACCAACAGTTGTCGGTGATGTCAACAGTGATATGCGCATATCAAG AGAGGAAGTGTTTGGACCTGTTGCACCCCTTTTGAGGTTCAAAACCGAAGAGGATGCTATCCGGATTGCCAATGACACAAATGCAG GTTTGGGTTCATATGTGTTTACAAACAGTATCCAACGCTCATGGCGTGTTGCTGAGGCTCTCGAATATGGACTTGTTGGTATTAATGAAGGAGTAATCTCGACTGAG GTGGCACCATTTGGTGGTTTTAAACAGTCGGGCCTTGGAAGAGAAGGCTCAAAGTATGGGATGGATGAATATTTGGAG ATCAAGTATGTGTGCCTGGGAAACATGAAGAAAGAATAA
- the LOC130941048 gene encoding succinate-semialdehyde dehydrogenase, mitochondrial isoform X1, with protein sequence MAVSFAAVNLRTMALRSSSKLLRRSSHLLPPIHMQHSAPPLTRKISMNARSIASQLNRSGLLKTQGLIGGKWSDSYDGKTIQVYNPATGESIADVACMGGKETNDAIASAYDAYRSWSKTTAAERSKLLRKWYDLLMAHKEELAQLMTLEQGKPLKEAMGEVNYGAGFIEFSAEEAKRIYGDIIPAPMSDRRLFVLKQPVGVVGAITPWNFPLAMITRKVGPALACGCTVVIKPSELTPLTALAAAELAIQAGIPAGAVNVVMGNAPEIGDALLASPQVRKITFTGSTAVGKKLMAGSAETVKKVSLELGGNAPCIIFDDADIDIAVKGTLAAKYRNSGQTCVCANRILVQEGIYDKFAKALIDAVRNMKVGDGFGEDVVQGPLINEAAVKKVETLLQDATSKGAKVMLGGKRHSLGFTFYEPTVVGDVNSDMRISREEVFGPVAPLLRFKTEEDAIRIANDTNAGLGSYVFTNSIQRSWRVAEALEYGLVGINEGVISTEVAPFGGFKQSGLGREGSKYGMDEYLEIKYVCLGNMKKE encoded by the exons ATGGCGGTTTCGTTCGCAGCAGTGAACCTTCGGACCATGGCACTCCGATCATCATCGAAGCTTCTCCGTCGTTCTTCCCATCTTCTCCCTCCTATTCACATGCAGCATTCAGCTCCTCCCCTCACTCGAAAG ATAAGCATGAATGCTAGGAGCATCGCTTCCCAGCTTAACAGATCTGGTTTATTGAAAACACAGGGTCTAATTGGAGGTAAATGGAGTGATTCCTACGATGGGAAAACCATACAG GTTTATAATCCAGCAACAGGTGAATCTATAGCGGATGTCGCGTGCATGGGCGGAAAAGAGACAAATGATGCGATTGCTTCAGCATATGATGCATATAGAT CATGGAGCAAAACCACTGCTGCTGAGAGAAGCAAACTTTTGAGGAAATG GTATGATTTACTAATGGCTCATAAAGAAGAGCTTGCTCAACTTATGACCTTGGAGCAAGGGAAGCCTCTTAAGGAGGCTATGGGTGAG GTAAACTATGGGGCTGGCTTTATTGAATTTTCTGCTGAGGAGGCTAAACGCATATATGGGGATATAATTCCTGCTCCTATGTCTGATCGACGGTTATTTGTTCTAAAGCAG CCTGTCGGGGTTGTAGGTGCGATCACACCATGGAACTTCCCCCTGGCTATGATCACACGGAAG GTTGGTCCAGCTCTTGCATGTGGATGTACAGTGGTCATAAAGCCCTCTGAACTTACACCTCTCACTGCATTAGCTGCAGCCGAACTTGCTATTCAAGCTGGAATACCTGCG GGTGCTGTGAATGTGGTTATGGGAAATGCTCCTGAAATTGGTGATGCTTTACTTGCAAGTCCTCAG GTACGCAAAATCACATTCACAGGCTCAACAGCTGTTGGAAAGAAATTGATGGCAGGTTCTGCTGAGACAGTAAAAAAA GTATCTCTGGAACTTGGTGGCAATGCACCGTGCATAATTTTTGATGATGCTGACATTGATATTGCAGTTAAAGGAACT CTTGCAGCAAAGTACCGCAATAGTGGACAAACATGTGTGTGCGCGAACAGAATTCTTGTGCAAGAAG GTATATATGATAAATTTGCAAAGGCTTTGATTGATGCTGTTCGGAATATGAAAGTTGGGGACGGTTTTGGTGAAGATGTGGTTCAG GGCCCTCTGATCAATGAAGCTGCAGTTAAAAAG GTTGAGACCTTGCTTCAAGATGCTACATCAAAG GGGGCAAAGGTAATGCTTGGGGGTAAAAGACATAGCCTTGGATTTACCTTTTATGAACCAACAGTTGTCGGTGATGTCAACAGTGATATGCGCATATCAAG AGAGGAAGTGTTTGGACCTGTTGCACCCCTTTTGAGGTTCAAAACCGAAGAGGATGCTATCCGGATTGCCAATGACACAAATGCAG GTTTGGGTTCATATGTGTTTACAAACAGTATCCAACGCTCATGGCGTGTTGCTGAGGCTCTCGAATATGGACTTGTTGGTATTAATGAAGGAGTAATCTCGACTGAG GTGGCACCATTTGGTGGTTTTAAACAGTCGGGCCTTGGAAGAGAAGGCTCAAAGTATGGGATGGATGAATATTTGGAG ATCAAGTATGTGTGCCTGGGAAACATGAAGAAAGAATAA
- the LOC130941048 gene encoding succinate-semialdehyde dehydrogenase, mitochondrial isoform X3: MISMNARSIASQLNRSGLLKTQGLIGGKWSDSYDGKTIQVYNPATGESIADVACMGGKETNDAIASAYDAYRSWSKTTAAERSKLLRKWYDLLMAHKEELAQLMTLEQGKPLKEAMGEVNYGAGFIEFSAEEAKRIYGDIIPAPMSDRRLFVLKQPVGVVGAITPWNFPLAMITRKVGPALACGCTVVIKPSELTPLTALAAAELAIQAGIPAGAVNVVMGNAPEIGDALLASPQVRKITFTGSTAVGKKLMAGSAETVKKVSLELGGNAPCIIFDDADIDIAVKGTLAAKYRNSGQTCVCANRILVQEGIYDKFAKALIDAVRNMKVGDGFGEDVVQGPLINEAAVKKVETLLQDATSKGAKVMLGGKRHSLGFTFYEPTVVGDVNSDMRISREEVFGPVAPLLRFKTEEDAIRIANDTNAGLGSYVFTNSIQRSWRVAEALEYGLVGINEGVISTEVAPFGGFKQSGLGREGSKYGMDEYLEIKYVCLGNMKKE; this comes from the exons ATG ATAAGCATGAATGCTAGGAGCATCGCTTCCCAGCTTAACAGATCTGGTTTATTGAAAACACAGGGTCTAATTGGAGGTAAATGGAGTGATTCCTACGATGGGAAAACCATACAG GTTTATAATCCAGCAACAGGTGAATCTATAGCGGATGTCGCGTGCATGGGCGGAAAAGAGACAAATGATGCGATTGCTTCAGCATATGATGCATATAGAT CATGGAGCAAAACCACTGCTGCTGAGAGAAGCAAACTTTTGAGGAAATG GTATGATTTACTAATGGCTCATAAAGAAGAGCTTGCTCAACTTATGACCTTGGAGCAAGGGAAGCCTCTTAAGGAGGCTATGGGTGAG GTAAACTATGGGGCTGGCTTTATTGAATTTTCTGCTGAGGAGGCTAAACGCATATATGGGGATATAATTCCTGCTCCTATGTCTGATCGACGGTTATTTGTTCTAAAGCAG CCTGTCGGGGTTGTAGGTGCGATCACACCATGGAACTTCCCCCTGGCTATGATCACACGGAAG GTTGGTCCAGCTCTTGCATGTGGATGTACAGTGGTCATAAAGCCCTCTGAACTTACACCTCTCACTGCATTAGCTGCAGCCGAACTTGCTATTCAAGCTGGAATACCTGCG GGTGCTGTGAATGTGGTTATGGGAAATGCTCCTGAAATTGGTGATGCTTTACTTGCAAGTCCTCAG GTACGCAAAATCACATTCACAGGCTCAACAGCTGTTGGAAAGAAATTGATGGCAGGTTCTGCTGAGACAGTAAAAAAA GTATCTCTGGAACTTGGTGGCAATGCACCGTGCATAATTTTTGATGATGCTGACATTGATATTGCAGTTAAAGGAACT CTTGCAGCAAAGTACCGCAATAGTGGACAAACATGTGTGTGCGCGAACAGAATTCTTGTGCAAGAAG GTATATATGATAAATTTGCAAAGGCTTTGATTGATGCTGTTCGGAATATGAAAGTTGGGGACGGTTTTGGTGAAGATGTGGTTCAG GGCCCTCTGATCAATGAAGCTGCAGTTAAAAAG GTTGAGACCTTGCTTCAAGATGCTACATCAAAG GGGGCAAAGGTAATGCTTGGGGGTAAAAGACATAGCCTTGGATTTACCTTTTATGAACCAACAGTTGTCGGTGATGTCAACAGTGATATGCGCATATCAAG AGAGGAAGTGTTTGGACCTGTTGCACCCCTTTTGAGGTTCAAAACCGAAGAGGATGCTATCCGGATTGCCAATGACACAAATGCAG GTTTGGGTTCATATGTGTTTACAAACAGTATCCAACGCTCATGGCGTGTTGCTGAGGCTCTCGAATATGGACTTGTTGGTATTAATGAAGGAGTAATCTCGACTGAG GTGGCACCATTTGGTGGTTTTAAACAGTCGGGCCTTGGAAGAGAAGGCTCAAAGTATGGGATGGATGAATATTTGGAG ATCAAGTATGTGTGCCTGGGAAACATGAAGAAAGAATAA
- the LOC130941048 gene encoding succinate-semialdehyde dehydrogenase, mitochondrial isoform X4 — protein MNARSIASQLNRSGLLKTQGLIGGKWSDSYDGKTIQVYNPATGESIADVACMGGKETNDAIASAYDAYRSWSKTTAAERSKLLRKWYDLLMAHKEELAQLMTLEQGKPLKEAMGEVNYGAGFIEFSAEEAKRIYGDIIPAPMSDRRLFVLKQPVGVVGAITPWNFPLAMITRKVGPALACGCTVVIKPSELTPLTALAAAELAIQAGIPAGAVNVVMGNAPEIGDALLASPQVRKITFTGSTAVGKKLMAGSAETVKKVSLELGGNAPCIIFDDADIDIAVKGTLAAKYRNSGQTCVCANRILVQEGIYDKFAKALIDAVRNMKVGDGFGEDVVQGPLINEAAVKKVETLLQDATSKGAKVMLGGKRHSLGFTFYEPTVVGDVNSDMRISREEVFGPVAPLLRFKTEEDAIRIANDTNAGLGSYVFTNSIQRSWRVAEALEYGLVGINEGVISTEVAPFGGFKQSGLGREGSKYGMDEYLEIKYVCLGNMKKE, from the exons ATGAATGCTAGGAGCATCGCTTCCCAGCTTAACAGATCTGGTTTATTGAAAACACAGGGTCTAATTGGAGGTAAATGGAGTGATTCCTACGATGGGAAAACCATACAG GTTTATAATCCAGCAACAGGTGAATCTATAGCGGATGTCGCGTGCATGGGCGGAAAAGAGACAAATGATGCGATTGCTTCAGCATATGATGCATATAGAT CATGGAGCAAAACCACTGCTGCTGAGAGAAGCAAACTTTTGAGGAAATG GTATGATTTACTAATGGCTCATAAAGAAGAGCTTGCTCAACTTATGACCTTGGAGCAAGGGAAGCCTCTTAAGGAGGCTATGGGTGAG GTAAACTATGGGGCTGGCTTTATTGAATTTTCTGCTGAGGAGGCTAAACGCATATATGGGGATATAATTCCTGCTCCTATGTCTGATCGACGGTTATTTGTTCTAAAGCAG CCTGTCGGGGTTGTAGGTGCGATCACACCATGGAACTTCCCCCTGGCTATGATCACACGGAAG GTTGGTCCAGCTCTTGCATGTGGATGTACAGTGGTCATAAAGCCCTCTGAACTTACACCTCTCACTGCATTAGCTGCAGCCGAACTTGCTATTCAAGCTGGAATACCTGCG GGTGCTGTGAATGTGGTTATGGGAAATGCTCCTGAAATTGGTGATGCTTTACTTGCAAGTCCTCAG GTACGCAAAATCACATTCACAGGCTCAACAGCTGTTGGAAAGAAATTGATGGCAGGTTCTGCTGAGACAGTAAAAAAA GTATCTCTGGAACTTGGTGGCAATGCACCGTGCATAATTTTTGATGATGCTGACATTGATATTGCAGTTAAAGGAACT CTTGCAGCAAAGTACCGCAATAGTGGACAAACATGTGTGTGCGCGAACAGAATTCTTGTGCAAGAAG GTATATATGATAAATTTGCAAAGGCTTTGATTGATGCTGTTCGGAATATGAAAGTTGGGGACGGTTTTGGTGAAGATGTGGTTCAG GGCCCTCTGATCAATGAAGCTGCAGTTAAAAAG GTTGAGACCTTGCTTCAAGATGCTACATCAAAG GGGGCAAAGGTAATGCTTGGGGGTAAAAGACATAGCCTTGGATTTACCTTTTATGAACCAACAGTTGTCGGTGATGTCAACAGTGATATGCGCATATCAAG AGAGGAAGTGTTTGGACCTGTTGCACCCCTTTTGAGGTTCAAAACCGAAGAGGATGCTATCCGGATTGCCAATGACACAAATGCAG GTTTGGGTTCATATGTGTTTACAAACAGTATCCAACGCTCATGGCGTGTTGCTGAGGCTCTCGAATATGGACTTGTTGGTATTAATGAAGGAGTAATCTCGACTGAG GTGGCACCATTTGGTGGTTTTAAACAGTCGGGCCTTGGAAGAGAAGGCTCAAAGTATGGGATGGATGAATATTTGGAG ATCAAGTATGTGTGCCTGGGAAACATGAAGAAAGAATAA